The Ignisphaera sp. genomic sequence ATGAGAGGTTTGTTCTAGACGGCTTTGAGATAGAGCTTATAGAAGCTGTGCACTCTGTGCCCACAGCATCGATTAAGATTTTGGTTGATGGTAGGTGTATTGTCTATAGCGGGGACACATCATATAATCCAAAGCTGATAGAGTTTGCCAAGGGTTGTGATGTTCTGGTGCATGAGGTGTCTACCTATGGCGATGAGGCTCACAGATATGGGCACAGCACATACAGAGACGCTATAGACGTTGCGATTAGAAGTGGTGTGAAGAGGCTTATCCTCATCCACTTCTACCAGTGGCCCCAGCCCATAAAAGCCCCTATACATGGGGACATAGAGATTTTGGTTTCGCAGCCATGTCAATGCATAGAAATTTAGATTTGTCTGGGCAGAGAAGGGTTGCAAGACTCTGGAGAAAACAAGGAGATTCTATTGTATGCATGGTCTGCGAAAGAAAATGCTCTATACCAGTTGGCAGGACGGGGATCTGCGGATCCTATAAAAATGATGGTGGGACCCTCATACATGTTGGCTATGGGAGGATAAGCGCTGTTGAGAGCAGGCCCATAGAGATCAAACCACTGTTTCACTACTGGCCAAATAGCACAGCACTAACATTTTCCACATGGGGCTGCAACTTCTATTGCCCCTGGTGCCAAAACCACCACCTGAGCTTCAGGCTGCCCAAAGAGGATGACGAGTTTATACCGCTGGAAAAGCTTTTGGAGATGGCTATCAGATTTGGTGACGAGGGTTTTAGCGCAAGTTTCAACGAGCCGACTGTAAACTTCGACTATCTAATTGATTTGGCAGATCTTGCAAGGAAAAGCAATATGTATTTCATGATCGTTACAAACGGCTATCAAACACTTGATGCTGTTGAAAAGCTTGTTGGTGCTGGTGTCGATGGCTGGAGCATAGACATAAAGGGTTGTCCGAAGATGAGAAGAGCTTTGCAGAGCATAGACCACAGCATAGTCTATAGAAATGCGAGAGCTGTTCTAGATCTAGGCGGGCATGTGGAGATGGTTTATCTGGTGGTCACAAACACAAATGATTTTGATGAGTGCATCGATTGGATCATAGATATGCATATAAGCAGGCTGGGAGAGAAGACACCCCTACACATAAACAGGTATTACCCAGCGCACAAATGGAATGAGCCTCCAACGCCAAAGGAAAAGCTTCTCAGTGTGGCTGAAGAGGCTAGGAGGAGCGGAATCGAGTTTATCTATATTGGAAATGTTGGGGATCCAGAGCTAGAGTCGACCAAATGCCCAAGGTGTGGCAAGACCCTGATCTACAGGAGGTGGTATAGGGTCTGGGAGTGGCATCTAGACAGAGATGACGGAAAGTACAAGTGTCCTAGATGCGGATATGAGATACCCATAAAAGGATTGTACATACCATGGAAGAAAACCCTCTTCTAATTATGTCACACTACTGGTATGACAGCCTTCAAAACCTTGTCAACTCTTACCCTAACCTGATACACATCCTCAATAACATTTTCGGTTAGCACCTCGTCTGGCCTTCCAATTGCGTAGACCCTCCCATTTTTCAGCACAATAACCTTGTCTGAGAACCTATATGCTTGTGTTAGATCATGAAGTGACATTATTACTGTGAGTCTCTTCTCTCTGCTAAGACTCTTAATCAGATTGAGTATCTCTATCTGAAACCTCAGATCGAGATTTGACGTGGGCTCGTCGAGTAGCAGCACCTTCGGCTCTGCTGCTAAGGCTCTTGCAATTAGAATCCTCTGCAACTCGCCACTACTCAACTCCGTCAAGTCCCTGTCAACAAGGTTGCCAGCTTTGACAGCTTTAAGCACATTCAACGAGATTTCAATGTCTTTTCTAGTTGGCATGAAGTCTATGTGTGGCCTTCTTCCGGTTAAGACAAAGTCTATTACCTTGATACCCGGTACCACATATGTAGACTGCGTCACTAGTGATACCTCCTTCGCAAGCTGCTTTCTAGGGATGTCGTCAACGTTTTTCATATCTATGTAGACTGATCCTTTCACAGGCTTTAGTATGCCATCCACTGTTTTTAGAAGTGTTGTCTTCCCCGATCCATTCGGGCCTACAACAGCTACAATCTCCCCCTCAAAAACGTCGAAAGATATGCTGCCCAAAGCCTTAACACTATCGTATCTAACCTCCACATCAACAACTCTTATAATAACCACTCTATCACCTCCTCAAAAGAAGGTATATGAGCAGAGGTGAGCCAATCAAAGACAGTGTTATCCCAACGGGTAGTGTGACAGGAGATAGCACAAACCTGCCAATAGCATCAGCCACCACGAGAAGTGTTGCCGCTACAAGCATTGACTGCGGAACGAGGTATCTATGGCTATTTCCAACAACTAGCCTTGCAATATGTGGCGAAACCAGGCATAAAAAGGCTATTACACCAGAGAATGCAGTTACAATAGAGGCTCCAAGTGCTGCTACAACCGAGGTTTCTAGTCTAACCCTCTTAGCATTTACACCACTGACATAGGCAACATCATCTCCAAGACTCATCAGGTCGAAGTCTAGGGACCTGGCGATGAAGTATATCGAGAGCGCAAAAGCGCTGATGAAGAGTATCTTCAGCTCCTCCCATCCAACCCTGCCAACATCCCCAAAGCTCCAAAAAACTATCAGTGCTATTTGAAGTTCGTTCAGCTTGAGATATTGGATGAGGCTTAGCAGCGCTTGGTAGAAGAAGTTCATTGCTATAGCAGCTAAAACTAGGGCTCTTTCACTCAACCCAGCTTTGTATGCTAAAAGCAAAACAATAGCTGTTTGAATTAATGCAAAAGCAAATGCAAATATGGGTATTATATATGGGTTTGAATATGAGAGAATCACACCTCTTACAGAACCTCCAA encodes the following:
- a CDS encoding iron ABC transporter permease, with product MVIERIFRARKIFILVSIAILLLVIPFSLSVGAYNVTYLDVLKLLFWGNSLSPDATSVLLIRLRRVLAGILIGFILGASGTAMQSVLRNPMASPFTLGISSAAALGVAIALLTGFGGSVRGVILSYSNPYIIPIFAFAFALIQTAIVLLLAYKAGLSERALVLAAIAMNFFYQALLSLIQYLKLNELQIALIVFWSFGDVGRVGWEELKILFISAFALSIYFIARSLDFDLMSLGDDVAYVSGVNAKRVRLETSVVAALGASIVTAFSGVIAFLCLVSPHIARLVVGNSHRYLVPQSMLVAATLLVVADAIGRFVLSPVTLPVGITLSLIGSPLLIYLLLRR
- a CDS encoding ABC transporter ATP-binding protein — translated: MVIIRVVDVEVRYDSVKALGSISFDVFEGEIVAVVGPNGSGKTTLLKTVDGILKPVKGSVYIDMKNVDDIPRKQLAKEVSLVTQSTYVVPGIKVIDFVLTGRRPHIDFMPTRKDIEISLNVLKAVKAGNLVDRDLTELSSGELQRILIARALAAEPKVLLLDEPTSNLDLRFQIEILNLIKSLSREKRLTVIMSLHDLTQAYRFSDKVIVLKNGRVYAIGRPDEVLTENVIEDVYQVRVRVDKVLKAVIPVV
- a CDS encoding radical SAM protein, giving the protein MSMHRNLDLSGQRRVARLWRKQGDSIVCMVCERKCSIPVGRTGICGSYKNDGGTLIHVGYGRISAVESRPIEIKPLFHYWPNSTALTFSTWGCNFYCPWCQNHHLSFRLPKEDDEFIPLEKLLEMAIRFGDEGFSASFNEPTVNFDYLIDLADLARKSNMYFMIVTNGYQTLDAVEKLVGAGVDGWSIDIKGCPKMRRALQSIDHSIVYRNARAVLDLGGHVEMVYLVVTNTNDFDECIDWIIDMHISRLGEKTPLHINRYYPAHKWNEPPTPKEKLLSVAEEARRSGIEFIYIGNVGDPELESTKCPRCGKTLIYRRWYRVWEWHLDRDDGKYKCPRCGYEIPIKGLYIPWKKTLF